The Syngnathus typhle isolate RoL2023-S1 ecotype Sweden linkage group LG1, RoL_Styp_1.0, whole genome shotgun sequence genome includes a window with the following:
- the atox1 gene encoding copper transport protein ATOX1, which translates to MPKHEFAVAMTCEGCSGAVSRVLNRLEDVKFEIDLPNQLVWIESDKDADVLLETLKKCGKEVTYKGTK; encoded by the exons ATGCCC AAACACGAGTTTGCAGTGGCTATGACGTGTGAAGGATGTTCGGGTGCCGTCAGCCGAGTCCTCAACAGGTTGGAAG ATGTCAAGTTTGAAATCGACCTCCCGAATCAGCTGGTGTGGATCGAGTCGGACAAGGACGCCGACGTTCTGCTGGAGACGCTAAAGAAGTGCGGCAAAGAAGTCACCTACAAGGGCACTAAATAA